One stretch of Rattus norvegicus strain BN/NHsdMcwi chromosome 12, GRCr8, whole genome shotgun sequence DNA includes these proteins:
- the Setd1b gene encoding histone-lysine N-methyltransferase SETD1B isoform X2: MENSHPHHHHQQPPPQPGPSGERRNHHWRSYKLMIDPALKKGHHKLYRYDGQHFSLAMSSNRPVEIVEDPRVVGIWTKNKELELSVPKFKIDEFYVGPVPPKQVTFAKLNDNIRENFLRDMCKKYGEVEEVEILYNPKTKKHLGIAKVVFATVRGAKEAVQHLHSTSVMGNIIHVELDTKGETRMRFYELLVTGRYTPQTLPVGELDAISPIVSETLQLSDALKRLKDGNLSAGCGSGSSSVTPNSGGTPFSQDTAYSSCRLDTPNSYGQGTPITPRLGTPFSQDSSYSSRQPTPSYLFSQDPAATFKARRHESKFTDAYNRRHEHHYVHNSAVAAAVAGATAPFRGSSDLSFGTVGGSGGGTPFKTQSQDSTTYAHTPPPAQTATASGFKSAFSPYQTPAPPFPPPPEEPTATAAFGTRDSGEFRRAPAPPPLPPSEPPAKEKPGTPPGPPPPDNNSMELGGRPTFGWSPEPCDSPGTPTLESSPAGPEKPHDSLDSRIEMLLKEQRTKLPFLREQDSDTEIQMEGSPISSSSSQLSPLTHFGTNSQPGFRGPSPPSSRPSSTGLEDISPTPLPDSDEDDDLGLGLGPRPPPEPGPPDPMGLLGQTAEVNLDLAGDRTPTSERMDEGQQSSGEDMEISDDEMPSAPITSADCPKPMVVTPGAGAVAAPNVLAPNLPLPPPPGFPPLPPPPPPPPPQPGFPMPPPLPPPPPPPPPPAHPAVTVPPPPLPAPPGVPPPPILPPLPPFPPGLFPVMQVDMSHVLGGQWGGMPMSFQMQTQMLSRLMTGQGTCPYPPFMAAAAAAASAGLQFVNLPPYRSPFSLSNSGPGRGQHWPPLPKFDPSVPPPGYIPRQEDPHKATVDGVLLVVLKELKAIMKRDLNRKMVEVVAFRAFDEWWDKKERMAKASLTPVKSGEHKDEDRPKPKDRIASCLLESWGKGEGLGYEGLGLGIGLRGAIRLPSFKVKRKEPPDTASSGDQKRLRPSTSVDEEDEESERERDRDMADAPCELAKRDPKSVGVRRRPGRPLELDSGGEEDEKESLSVSSSSSASSSSGSSTTSPSSSASDKEEEERESTEEEEEEEEAEEEEEDEERPRSHISSPSSSSSSDKDDDDDDDSDDQIDSDIDDQGTALSVASEKDNVDSEEEEIERVTTSKAPAVSSSSSSSSSSSESSGSSEFDSSSESSSSSSSSEDEDEMTVPGEDEEEEEEEEEKETAMATATVVAMAEESMPPVGGQDFEQDRAEVPLGPRGPLRESLCTEEEVDIEAEDEVPEMQAPVPEESPLPMGAQELSPEPPEEPSPNTQGDMLLSPELPARETEAQPPSLPEHGPESDLEVEPEPPPMLSLPLQPPLLPPRHPRPPSPPPEPETPEPPKPPVPLEPPPEDQPPRTPGLCGSLAKSQSTETVPATPGGEPPLSGGSSGLSLSSPQVPGSPFSYPSPSPGLSSGGLPRTPGRDFTFTPTFPEPSGPLLLPVCPLPTGRRDERAGPLASPVLLETGLPLPLPLPLPLPLALPVPVLRAQPRPPPQLPPLLPATLAPCPTPIKRKPGRPRRSPPSMLSLDGPLVRPPPGPALGRDLLLLPGQPQAPIFPSAHDPRAVTLDFRNTGIPAPPPPLPPQPPPPPPPPPVEPTKLPFKELDNQWPSEAIPPGPRRDEVTEEYMDLAKVRGPWRRPPKKRHEDLVAQSASPEPSPPQPLFRPRSEFEEMTILYDIWNGGIDEEDIRFLCVTYERLLQQDNGMDWLNDTLWVYHPSTSLSSAKKKKREDGIREHVTGCARSEGFYTIDKKDKLRYLNSSRASTDEPPMDTQGMSIPAQPHASTRAGSERRSEQRRLLSSFTGSCDSDLLKFNQLKFRKKKLKFCKSHIHDWGLFAMEPIAADEMVIEYVGQNIRQVIADMREKRYEDEGIGSSYMFRVDHDTIIDATKCGNFARFINHSCNPNCYAKVITVESQKKIVIYSKQHINVNEEITYDYKFPIEDVKIPCLCGSENCRGTLN, encoded by the exons ATGGAGAACagtcacccccaccaccaccaccagcagcccCCGCCGCAGCCCGGCCCTTCGGGCGAGAGGAGGAACCACCATTGGAGAAGTTACAAGTTGATGATTGACCCGGCTCTGAAAAAGGGGCACCATAAACTGTACCGCTACGATGGGCAGCATTTCAGCCTGGCG ATGTCCAGCAACCGCCCGGTGGAAATCGTGGAAGATCCCCGGGTGGTCGGCATCTGGACCAAAAACAAGGAGCTGGAGCTGTCGGTGCCCAAATTCAAG ATCGATGAGTTCTACGTGGGCCCTGTGCCTCCCAAGCAGGTGACATTTGCCAAGCTGAATGACAACATCCGCGAAAACTTCCTAAGGGACATGTGCAAAAAGTATGGGGAAGTTGAGGAGGTGGAGATTTTGTATAACCCGAAGACCAAGAAACACCTGGGCATCGCCAAGGTAGTCTTTGCCACGGTCAGGGGCGCCAAGGAGGCAGTCCAACACTTGCATAGCACTTCTGTCATGGGTAACATCATCCACGTGGAGCTGGACACCAAAG GGGAAACTCGCATGCGCTTCTATGAACTGCTGGTCACCGGCCGGTACACCCCTCAGACCCTCCCAGTGGGTGAGCTGGATGCTATTTCTCCAATTGTGAGCGAGACCCTGCAG CTCTCGGACGCTCTGAAGCGGCTCAAAGATGGTAACCTGTCCGCAGGCTGTGGCTCTGGCTCCTCCTCGGTCACCCCCAATAGTGGCGGGACCCCCTTCTCCCAGGATACAGCCTACTCCAGCTGCCGTCTGGACACACCCAACTCCTACGGACAAGGCACCCCGATCACGCCCCGCCTGGGCACCCCTTTCTCCCAAGATTCCAGCTATTCCAGTCGTCAGCCCACACCCTCCTACCTCTTCAGCCAGGACCCCGCAGCAACTTTCAAGGCCAGGCGGCACGAGAGCAAGTTCACAGATGCCTATAACCGCCGTCATGAACACCATTATGTCCACAATTCCGCGGTGGCAGCTGCGGTGGCAGGAGCCACGGCTCCTTTCCGAGGCTCCTCAGACCTCTCTTTTGGGACAGTTGGCGGCAGTGGCGGCGGCACTCCCTTCAAGACTCAATCCCAGGATTCCACCACATATGCCCATACTCCACCTCCTGCCCAAACAGCCACTGCTTCCGGATTCAAATCAGCCTTTTCTCCATACCAGACTCCAGCACCCCCATTCCCGCCACCCCCCGAGGAGCCCACTGCCACAGCAGCCTTCGGGACCCGCGACAGTGGGGAGTTCCGGAGGGCACCCGCGCCCCCACCCCTGCCGCCCTCTGAGCCTCCAGCCAAGGAGAAGCCGGGCACACCTCCCGGTCCCCCACCCCCTGACAACAACAGCATGGAGCTGGGTGGTAGGCCTACCTTTGGCTGGAGTCCTGAGCCCTGTGACAGCCCTGGCACTCCTACTCTGGAGTCTTCTCCAGCGGGACCAGAGAAGCCCCATGACAGCCTGGACTCCCGCATTGAGATGCTGTTGAAGGAACAACGCACCAAGCTGCCCTTCCTGCGGGAGCAGGACTCAGACACCGAGATCCAGATGGAAGGcagccccatctcctcctcctcctcccagctctccCCACTCACCCACTTTGGCACTAACTCCCAGCCTGGCTTCCGTGGCCCCTCGCCACCCTCCTCACGCCCCTCTAGCACGGGCCTAGAGGACATCAGCCCTACACCACTGCCTGATTCCGACGAGGATGATGACCTGGGCCTGGGCCTCGGGCCTCGGCCCCCACCTGAGCCAGGCCCCCCAGACCCTATGGGTCTTCTAGGCCAGACAGCTGAGGTGAATTTGGACCTGGCAGGAGACAGGACCCCGACCTCAGAGCGGATGGATGAG GGCCAGCAGTCCTCTGGAGAGGACATGGAAATCTCAGACGATGAGATGCCCTCAGCCCCCATCACCAGCGCTGACTGCCCCAAGCCCATGGTGGTGACCCCAGGGGCAGGGGCTGTGGCAGCCCCTAATGTGCTTGCTCCaaacctgcccctgcccccaccccctggcTTCCCTCCGTTACCCccaccacctcccccacccccaccgcaaCCTGGCTTCCCCATGCCCCCACCTttgccgccgccaccaccaccaccaccaccaccagcccaTCCTGCAGTGACAGTCCCCCCGCCACCCTTGCCAGCGCCCCCGggtgtcccacccccacccatccttCCACCACTGCCGCCCTTCCCGCCAGGACTGTTTCCTGTGATGCAGGTGGACATGAGCCATGTGCTGGGTGGGCAGTGGGGCGGCATGCCCATGTCCTTCCAGATGCAAACACAGATGTTAAGCCGGCTCATGACAGGCCAGGGTACTTGCCCCTACCCACCCTTCATGGCCGCTGCCGCCGCTGCCGCTTCTGCTGGGCTACAGTTTGTCAACTTGCCCCCCTACCGGAGCCCGTTCTCCCTGAGCAACAGTGGCCCAGGACGTGGACAGCACTGGCCGCCCCTGCCCAAGTTTGACCCCTCTGTGCCACCACCAGGCTACATACCGCGTCAGGAGGATCCGCACAAGGCCACAGTGGATGGGGTCCTGCTAGTAGTGCTCAAGGAACTGAAGGCCATTATGAAGCGGGATCTCAACCGCaagatggtggaggtggtggcctTCCGGGCCTTTGACGAATGGTGGGACAAAAAGGAGCGGATGGCCAAG gCCTCACTGACCCCCGTGAAGTCTGGTGAGCACAAGGATGAGGACAGGCCAAAGCCCAAAGACCGAATCGCCTCCTGCCTGCTGGAATCATGGGGCAAGGGCGAGGGCCTGGGTTACGAGGGCCTAGGCCTGGGCATTGGACTACGGGGCGCCATTCGCCTGCCCTCCTTCAAGGTCAAGAGGAAGGAGCCACCGGACACAGCCTCTTCTGGCGACCAGAAGCGGCTGCGGCCTTCAACCTCTGTGGATGAGGAAGATGAAG AGTCGGAACGGGAGCGTGACCGGGACATGGCTGATGCCCCGTGCGAACTCGCCAAGCGGGACCCCAAAAGTGTGGGTGTGCGACGCCGGCCAGGACGGCCCCTGGAGCTGGACAGCGGTGGGGAGGAGGACGAGAAGGAGTCCTTGTCCGTGTCCTCATCTTCCTCAGCATCCTCATCCTCTGGATCTTCCACAACCTCACCCTCATCCTCCGCCTcggacaaggaagaggaggaacgaGAAagcactgaggaggaggaagaggaagaggaagcagaggaagaggaggaggatgaagagcgCCCCAGGAGCCACATATCCTCCCCCTCATCCTCATCCAGCTCTGATAAG gatgatgatgatgatgatgacagtgatgacCAGATTGATTCTGACATCGACGATCAGGGTACAGCCCTGTCGGTGGCCAGTGAGAAGGACAATGTTGATTCTGAGGAAG AGGAGATAGAGAGAGTCACCACCTCCAAGGCCCCGGCTgtgtcatcgtcgtcatcgtcgtcgtcgtcctccAGTGAAAGTTCTGGATCTTCTGAATTCGATTCCAGTTCTGAGTCCTCATCCTCATCTTCATCCTCGGAGGATGAAGACGAGATGACTGTACCTGGGGAagacgaggaagaggaggaggaggaggaggagaaagagaccgCAATGGCTACAGCGACGGTAGTGGCGATGGCCGAGGAGAGCATGCCTCCAGTGGGCGGCCAGGACTTTGAGCAGGATAGGGCAGAAGTGCCTCTGGGCCCAAGAGGCCCCCTGAGGGAGTCCTTGTgcacagaagaggaagtggacaTTGAGGCCGAGGACGAAGTCCCCGAGATGCAGGCTCCTGTGCCGGAAGAGTCTCCATTGCCCATGGGTGCTCAGGAACTGAGCCCCGAGCCCCCAGAAGAGCCAAGCCCAAACACACAAGGGGACATGTTGCTCTCTCCAGAACTCCCTGCCAGGGAGACAGAAGCTCAACCCCCATCACTCCCTGAACATGGTCCAG AGTCAGACCTGGAAGTGGAGCCCGAGCCCCCTCCGATGCTCTCCTTACCCTTGCAGCCACCATTGCTACCCCCTCGACATCCCCGGCCACCCAGCCCACCACCTGAGCCCGAGACCCCAGAGCCCCCCAAACCTCCTGTCCCCCTGGAGCCTCCTCCCGAAGACCAGCCTCCACGTACCCCGGGCCTCTGTGGCAGTCTGGCCAAGTCACAGAGCACGGAGACAGTGCCGGCCACCCCGGGCGGGGAGCCTCCACTGTCAGGGGGCAGCAGTGGCCTGTCACTGAGCTCCCCGCAGGTGCCTGGCAGCCCGTTCTCATACCCTTCCCCGTCCCCTGGCTTGAGCAGTGGGGGCCTTCCACGGACACCTGGTCGGGACTTCACCTTCACACCTACCTTCCCTGAGCCCAGTGGGCCCTTGCTTCTGCCTGTCTGCCCCCTCCCCACTGGTCGACGAGATGAGCGCGCTGGCCCCCTGGCCTCCCCAGTGCTCCTGGAAACtggcctgcccctcccccttcccctgcctctgcccttacCTCTGGCATTGCCTGTCCCTGTCCTGAGGGCCCAGCCTCGGCCGCCTCCCCAGCTGCCTCCCTTACTGCCTGCTACCCTAGCTCCCTGCCCAACCCCCATCAAGAGGAAGCCAGGCCGGCCCCGGCGATCCCCACCATCTATGCTGTCCTTGGATGGACCTTTGGTCCGGCCACCACCAGGGCCTGCCCTTGGGAGGGACCTTCTGCTCCTGCCAGGCCAACCACAGGCCCCCATTTTCCCCAGTGCACATGATCCCCGGGCCGTGACCTTGGACTTCCGGAACACGGGGATCCCAGCCCCCCCACCGCCCCTCCCACCCCAGCCTCCTCCACCCCCGCCACCACCACCTGTTGAGCCCACCAAGCTGCCCTTCAAGGAGCTGGACAACCAGTGGCCCTCTGAAGCTATTCCCCCAGGACCTCGCCGAGATGAGGTCACTGAAGAGTACATGGACCTGGCCAAGGTGCGGGGACCATGGCGACGGCCACCTAAGAAGCGCCACGAAGACCTGGTGGCCCAATCAGCCTCACCCGAACCCTCACCACCCCAGCCTCTCTTCCGGCCCCGCTCAGAGTTTGAGGAGATGACCATCCTGTATGACATCTGGAATGGTGGCATTGATGAGGAGGACATCCGCTTCCTATGCGTCACCTACGAGCGCCTGTTGCAGCAGGACAATGGCATGGACTGGCTGAATGACACACTCTGGGTCTACCATCCCT ccaccagcCTTTCCTCAGCCAAGAAAAAGAAACGGGAGGACGGTATCCGTGAGCACGTGACAGGCTGCGCCCGAAGCGAGGGCTTCTACACCATCGACAAGAAAGACAAGCTGAGATACCTCAATAGCAGCCGTGCCAGCACAGATGAGCCCCCCATGGATACCCAG GGTATGAGCATCCCAGCACAGCCCCATGCCTCTACCCGGGCAGGCTCAGAGCGGCGGTCTGAGCAGCGGCGCCTCCTGTCCTCCTTCACCGGCAGCTGTGACAGTGACCTGCTCAAGTTCAACCAGCTCAAG TTTCGGAAGAAAAAGCTCAAGTTCTGTAAGAGCCACATTCACGACTGGGGCCTGTTTGCCATGGAGCCCATCGCTGCCGATGAGATGGTCATTGAGTACGTGGGTCAGAACATCCGCCAG GTGATTGCAGACATGAGGGAGAAACGGTACGAGGACGAAGGCATCGGTAGCAGCTACATGTTCAGGGTAGACCACGACACCATCATCGACGCCACCAAGTGCGGCAACTTTGCGCGGTTCATTAATCACAGCTGCAAT